Proteins from a genomic interval of Medicago truncatula cultivar Jemalong A17 chromosome 3, MtrunA17r5.0-ANR, whole genome shotgun sequence:
- the LOC11426583 gene encoding uncharacterized protein, which yields MADPVTDLSPSGDDAPVRNVRRRLVQSTLFPLKPPLNKPEENDDSGDEQDEDYCDTKKNRRKRKSKGKITPLNKGSKSATPKKSASGKKTNEKTSIANGIMGSTSRNVLSDFDKVVTPKPDLRLEAKLSAEENSRLFAGRKVHPLFSSCKAGKKVQELSESGRNLFKAKSGDESITCGPIHVFENIKDDTSSLDWRNWTFLGNSTYVNGCSESSNSSVLEGSVECLNFEKILSTLNPAAASNFHNASTSLDSFSVLPENLQETEEQTISASMPKDAKVDFGVDESLAFSLQAGYFRKSYTEPLSRFLQESMRSSYVGCEDKAEGSLWTYRYKPTKAVEVCGNDEAMNFLSDWLHQWHERRYKPRKDTSNRDTRIMQDDDDDDYICSDSDYDSEDMNEEDSLQNVLLITGPTGSGKSAGVYACAQEQGFDILELNTSDCRNGTAVKEFFGEALGSHGIKRFSEHTVSSQKITTKLPPAPALVNCKTADEVNDGVVELITLFDDEASPGETSQKLIGKNNVACDKGQTLILVEDVDILFPEDRGCIAAIQQIAETAKGPIILTSNCDNPGLPDNFDRLHISFSLPTPKELLCHLYSVCLREGVSIHPLLLEKFIQSCDGDIRKTLMHLQFWLQSKIFRKDRKVQTGYVSLPFDLEVGHQILPKIMPWDFPSEISELVENEFVKSINKMEEDSSVQWLVDDELHINESQNDLDEQYMETDYIKAKKVEMIQRNGSITDYSELEIQCKVISEFSNSSGSPVASYLQNGRRKLVVMSSDSEEEDSNNRYPRDTEDEANQRHSIKGNNECTSEFQLNDNCPSTSVRKLVCSELEDSVEEHVKYSEIANVTPINETSETFDISCVPESTYVPETAIESGTDTMSGVVSYGHCLEASMNNELKPLTFSVRRRLSKLSENSDMLMDTEIPETTIIKVMDECSRVDFKLKSTFVESSPSLETDMVQNLWKKLRQMDLKQHTISEQLGASQVVKLASGLSNLISEADLFHNYQHKHDILEPQSFVSNEATTSSYNDETMTSTIAVHGFCFFVKLIADVGSTLGCANKIDLTSEMLASTTNSMALGKLSGLDLAKSTGIYTGKELELNNPTNNMKKSENKASLFEVVQSIVPARISLALKGDIFNEYLSSLRQISRSEAACVSQGVEKRKARSRGAQHYLSRCTELSPEDIKLVSEGDLYRKTSSQKTNAESKLL from the exons ATGGCCGATCCCGTCACAGATCTCAGTCCCTCCGGCGACGACGCCCCGGTCCGTAACGTCCGCCGGAGATTAGTCCAATCGACGCTCTTCCCTCTCAAGCCACCGCTCAACAAGCCAGAAGAAAACGACGATAGCGGCGATGAACAAGATGAGGATTATTGCGACACGAAGAAGAATCGTAGGAAGAGAAAATCCAAAGGAAAAATTACTCCGTTAAATAAAGGTTCTAAG AGTGCCACACCAAAGAAAAGTGCTAGTGGAAAGAAGACTAATGAAAAAACCTCTATAGCTAATGGAATTATGGGGTCAACTTCGCGGAATGTTTTGTCTGATTTCGATAAAGTTGTTACACCGAAGCCTGATCTGCGGTTAGAGGCAAAATTGTCAGCTGAG GAAAATTCAAGGTTGTTTGCAGGACGGAAAGTACATCCACTTTTTTCATCGTGTAAAGCGGGGAAGAAAGTTCAGGAGCTGTCTGAATCAGGACGTAATTTATTCAAAGCTAAGAGTGGGGATGAAAGTATTACCTGCGGTCCTATTCATGTATTTGAAAATATCAAG GATGATACCTCATCCCTAGACTGGAGAAACTGGACATTTTTGGGAAATTCCACCTATGTGAATGGTTGTTCAGAAAGTTCAAATTCATCTGTTTTGGAGGGTTCTGTTGAATGCTTAAATTTTGAGAAGATTCTCAGTACTCTGAATCCAGCGGCAgcttcaaattttcataatgcCTCAACTTCTTTGGATAGTTTTTCTGTGCTTCCAGAAAATCTGCAAGAAACAGAGGAGCAAACAATAAGTGCTTCGATGCCAAAAGATGCCAAAGTG GACTTTGGGGTGGATGAATCTCTTGCTTTTTCACTGCAAGCTGgctattttagaaaatcatataCTGAACCATTGAGTAGATTTCTTCAAGAAAG TATGAGGTCATCCTATGTTGGTTGTGAGGATAAGGCAGAAGGCAGCTTATGGACATACAGATACAAGCCTACTAAGGCCGTCGAg gTATGTGGTAATGATGAAGCTATGAATTTCTTGAGTGACTGGCTACATCAGTGGCATGAAAGACGTTACAAACCCAGGAAGGATACGTCTAATAGGGATACAAGGATCATGCAAGACGACGACGATGATGATTATATCTGTTCTGACAGTGACTATGATTCGGAAGATATGAATGAAGAGGATTCCCTGCAGAATGTTCTTTTAATTACAGGACCAACAGGG AGTGGCAAGTCTGCAGGAGTCTATGCTTGTGCCCAAGAGCAAGGTTTTGACATATTAGAG CTCAATACATCAGATTGTAGAAATGGGACTGCTGTCAAGGAGTTTTTTGGAGAGGCTCTTGGTTCACACGGGATCAAAAG GTTTTCAGAACACACTGTGAGTTCGCAAAAGATAACTACAAAGTTGCCCCCAGCTCCTGCTTTAGTTAACTGTAAAACTGCGGATGAGGTGAATGACGGAGTAGTTGAACTGATAACCTTATTTGATGATGAAGCCAGCCCTGGTGAAACATCACAAAAGTTAATTGGCAAGAATAATGTAGCTTGTGATAAAGGCCAAACTTTAATTTTGGTTGAGGACGTGGACATACTTTTTCCTGAAGATCGTGGATGTATTGCTGCCATACAACAGATTGCTGAGACAGCAAAGGGGCCAATTATATTGACCAGCAATT GTGATAATCCTGGCCTGCCAGATAATTTTGATAGGCTTCATATTTCGTTCTCATTGCCAACACCAAAGGAGTTGCTTTGCCATTTGTACTCT GTTTGTCTCAGAGAAGGAGTCAGCATCCATCCTCTTCTACTGGAGAAGTTTATACAGTCCTGTGATGGAGACATCCGGAAAACCCTTATGCATCTCCAGTTCTGGTTGCAGAGTAAAATATTTAGAAAAG ATCGAAAAGTGCAGACGGGCTATGTCTCACTTCCATTTGATCTTGAGGTTGGTCATCAGATACTACCAAAGATAATGCCGTGGGATTTCCCCTCAGAGATATCCGAACTAGTTGAGAACGAATTTgtcaaatcaataaataaaatggaagaggATTCCAGTGTGCAATGGTTAGTTGATGACGAGCTTCACATAAATGAAAGTCAAAATGATTTAGATGAGCAGTATATGGAGACTGATTATATAAAAGCCAAGAAGGTGGAGATGATTCAGAGAAATGGGTCTATAACAGATTACAGTGAGCTTGAAATTCAATGCAAAGTTATATCTGAGTTTTCCAATTCTTCTGGATCCCCTGTAGCATCCTATCTGCAAAATGGTCGAAGGAAACTTGTAGTAATGTCCTCTGATTCTGAGGAGGAGGATTCAAATAACCGATATCCTCGAGACACCGAAGATGAAGCTAACCAGAGACATTCCATCAAAGGAAACAATGAATGTACGTCTGAGTTTCAGTTAAACGATAACTGCCCCAGCACATCTGTTCGTAAACTGGTTTGTTCTGAATTGGAGGATTCAGTAGAGGAGCATGTTAAATATTCAGAAATAGCTAATGTTACCCCAATAAATGAGACATCTGAAACGTTTGATATATCCTGTGTACCAGAATCAACATATGTTCCTGAGACTGCAATTGAAAGTGGAACAGATACAATGTCTGGAGTGGTATCTTATGGCCACTGTTTAGAAGCTTCTATGAATAATGAGTTGAAACCGTTAACTTTCAGTGTTCGCAGGCGCTTATCAAAATTGTCAGAAAATTCAGATATGCTTATGGATACTGAAATTCCAGAAACTACAATTATCAAGGTGATGGATGAGTGCAGTCGTGTGGATTTCAAACTGAAGTCAACATTTGTCGAGTCCAGTCCATCACTGGAAACAGATATGGTACAGAATTTGTGGAAAAAACTCCGACAAATGGATTTAAAGCAGCATACTATCTCAGAACAGCTAGGTGCTTCTCAAGTTGTTAAACTTGCTAGCGGATTGAGCAATCTCATTTCAGAAGCGGATTTGTTTCACAATTACCAGCATAAACAT GATATTTTGGAGCCCCAAAGCTTCGTTTCTAATGAAGCTACAACCAGTTCGTACAATGATGAAACAATGACGTCCACCATTGCTGTACatgggttttgtttttttgttaaacttaTAGCAGATGTTGGATCAACGTTGGGTTGTGCAAACAAGATTGATTTAACTTCTGAGATGTTGGCCTCCACAACTAATAGTATGGCATTGGGGAAATTATCCGGACTGGATCTTGCCAAAAGCACGGGTATTTATACTGGGAAGGAGTTAGAGTTAAACAACCCAACAAATAATATGAAGAAGAG TGAAAATAAAGCATCTCTGTTTGAGGTTGTCCAATCCATTGTTCCTGCAAGAATATCCTTAGCATTGAAAGGTGATATCTTCAATGAATATCTATCTTCATTGCGCCAAATTTCAAGGTCAGAAGCAGCCTGTGTTTCACAAGGAGTTGAAAAGAGAAAAGCAAG GTCGCGGGGTGCTCAACATTATTTGAGCAGATGTACAGAGTTGTCTCCTGAAGATATAAAATTGGTCAGTGAAGGTGATTTGTACAGAAAGACATCTTCACAAAAAACTAATGCAGAAAGTAAACTATTATAG